A window of the Oncorhynchus masou masou isolate Uvic2021 chromosome 13, UVic_Omas_1.1, whole genome shotgun sequence genome harbors these coding sequences:
- the LOC135551862 gene encoding coiled-coil domain-containing protein 126-like isoform X1, producing MLGRNMSQKLSGLLIILGLAWGLMLLRYTVQQPRHKSSGELRQQILELSRRYVKVLNEENQNTLGGPQGPSMAGYADLKRTIAVLLDDILTRLVKLEGKMELVANTSATNSSHPAAGSLASAPVALHKQDTPGNHRLETPRLPPQTPNRPRPGISD from the exons ATGCTGGGGAGAAACATGTCCCAGAAGCTGAGTGGGCTGCTGATAATCTTGGGGCTGGCGTGGGGGCTCATGTTGCTGCGCTACACCGTGCAGCAGCCGCGCCACAAGAGCAGTGGCGAGCTACGCCAACAGATCCTGGAGCTGAGCCGGCGATATGTCAAGGTGCTCAACGAGGAGaaccagaacacactgggaggacCGCAGGGCCCCTCCATGGCCGGTTATG ctgatctGAAGAGGACCATAGCAGTGTTGCTGGACGACATCCTGACGCGCCTGGTCAAGCTGGAGGGGAAGATGGAGCTGGTGGCCAACACTTCAGCCACTAACTCCTCCCATCCTGCAGCAGGCTCCCTGGCCTCAGCTCCAGTTGCCTTACACAAGCAGGACACGCCAGGCAACCACCGCCTGGAAACGCCTCGCCTCCCTCCACAAACACCCAACAGACCTCGCCCAGGG ATCAGTGATTAG
- the LOC135551862 gene encoding coiled-coil domain-containing protein 126-like isoform X2, whose product MLGRNMSQKLSGLLIILGLAWGLMLLRYTVQQPRHKSSGELRQQILELSRRYVKVLNEENQNTLGGPQGPSMAGYADLKRTIAVLLDDILTRLVKLEGKMELVANTSATNSSHPAAGSLASAPVALHKQDTPGNHRLETPRLPPQTPNRPRPGV is encoded by the exons ATGCTGGGGAGAAACATGTCCCAGAAGCTGAGTGGGCTGCTGATAATCTTGGGGCTGGCGTGGGGGCTCATGTTGCTGCGCTACACCGTGCAGCAGCCGCGCCACAAGAGCAGTGGCGAGCTACGCCAACAGATCCTGGAGCTGAGCCGGCGATATGTCAAGGTGCTCAACGAGGAGaaccagaacacactgggaggacCGCAGGGCCCCTCCATGGCCGGTTATG ctgatctGAAGAGGACCATAGCAGTGTTGCTGGACGACATCCTGACGCGCCTGGTCAAGCTGGAGGGGAAGATGGAGCTGGTGGCCAACACTTCAGCCACTAACTCCTCCCATCCTGCAGCAGGCTCCCTGGCCTCAGCTCCAGTTGCCTTACACAAGCAGGACACGCCAGGCAACCACCGCCTGGAAACGCCTCGCCTCCCTCCACAAACACCCAACAGACCTCGCCCAGGGGTATAG